Proteins co-encoded in one Corylus avellana chromosome ca9, CavTom2PMs-1.0 genomic window:
- the LOC132192061 gene encoding scarecrow-like protein 9 — protein sequence MDPRLRGFLGSANGVQLGNQSFSVLANQNLVAGPRFENAFLDHNFRESHYLQPDEIALSSSEAQGDDSPEDCDFSDTVLGYITQILMEEDMEDKTCMLQDSLELQAAEKSLYDLLGKKYPPSPVHSTNYIDGNGESPDDNHYVSNYASSSNSSSCFGDSNLIRNQRDYSYTLHSQLQSLPLYTISQSPYSSSNSVISSLDGLVDSSSSSLQVPDTNSENQSVWQFRKGVEEATMFLPRGSELFFNLEANGLLFREPKARTSEVPVKVEKKEEGEYSSTGSRGKRQSYEEDGDTEDERRSKQAAVYIESTLRSKMFDTVLLLTKGQGWNHISELREALPNEISKTVLKNGIGKNVSQNGKSKGSNGGRGRGKKQSGIKEVVDLRTLLIHCAQAVAADDQRSANELLKQIRQHSSLFGDGNQRLAYCFADGLEARMAGTGSQIYKGLVSKRTSAADILKAYHLYLAACPFRKLSNFASNSMIMREAAKATRLHIIDFGILYGFQWPTLIQRLSWRDGGPPKLRITGIEFPQPGFRPAERVEETGRRLANYAESFGVPFEYNPIAKKWETIQLEELKIDKDEFLVVNCLYRGKSLHDESVSVKSSRDIVLNLIRKINPDIFIHGIVNGAFNAPFFVTRFREALFHYSALFDMLETLVPREDRERMLIEKEMFGREALNVIACEGWERMERPETYKQWQVRNLRAGFAQLPMDRDIVKKAMSKVRSSYHKDFVIDEDGRWLLQGWKGRIIYALSCWKPA from the coding sequence ATGGATCCGCGTCTTAGGGGGTTTTTGGGTTCCGCAAATGGAGTACAATTGGGTAATCAATCTTTTTCGGTTCTTGCGAATCAAAATCTTGTTGCCGGACCCAGATTCGAGAATGCCTTTCTAGACCATAATTTTAGGGAATCTCATTACCTTCAACCGGATGAGATAGCATTGAGCTCGAGTGAGGCCCAAGGGGATGATTCCCCGGAGGACTGTGACTTCTCTGATACTGTTTTGGGGTATATAACTCAGATTCTTATGGAAGAAGACATGGAAGATAAGACTTGCATGCTTCAAGATTCTTTGGAACTTCAAGCTGCTGAGAAATCCCTCTATGATTTGCTTGGGAAAAAGTATCCCCCTTCCCCTGTACATAGCACGAATTATATTGATGGAAATGGTGAGAGCCCAGATGATAATCACTATGTAAGTAATTATGCCAGTAGTAGTAATAGCAGTAGCTGTTTTGGTGATAGTAACTTGATTCGAAATCAGAGAGATTATAGTTATACCCTCCATTCCCAATTACAAAGTCTTCCTCTCTATACAATTTCTCAGTCACCTTATAGCTCTTCAAATAGTGTGATCAGCAGTTTGGATGGTTTAGTGGACTCTTCTAGTAGTAGTCTTCAGGTCCCAGATACAAATAGCGAGAATCAATCTGTTTGGCAATTCAGGAAGGGGGTTGAGGAGGCTACTATGTTTCTTCCTCGTGGAAGTGagttgttttttaatttggaagCGAATGGGTTGTTATTTCGGGAACCAAAGGCAAGAACTAGCGAGGTGCCGGTCAAGGtggaaaaaaaggaagaggggGAGTACTCATCTACTGGGTCTAGGGGAAAGAGGCAGTCTTATGAGGAGGATGGAGATACAGAAGATGAGAGGAGGAGCAAGCAAGCTGCTGTATATATTGAATCCACTCTGCGGTCCAAGATGTTTGATACAGTGTTGCTTCTTACTAAGGGCCAAGGTTGGAACCATATCTCAGAACTTCGTGAGGCCTTGCCGAATGAAATAAGCAAAACTGTACTGAAGAATGGGATAGGCAAAAATGTGTCACAGAATGGGAAATCAAAAGGATCTAACGGTGGAAGAGGACGTGGTAAGAAACAAAGTGGAATTAAGGAGGTGGTGGATTTAAGAACTCTCCTAATTCATTGTGCCCAAGCTGTTGCAGCTGATGATCAGAGGAGTGCAAATGAATTGCTAAAGCAGATCAGGCAGCACTCTTCTCTTTTTGGTGATGGAAATCAGAGACTGGCATATTGTTTTGCTGATGGGCTTGAGGCACGCATGGCTGGTACTGGTAGCCAGATATATAAAGGCCTTGTTAGTAAAAGAACATCTGCTGCCGACATTTTGAAAGCCTACCATCTATACCTTGCTGCATGCCCGTTTAGGAAGTTGTCTAATTTTGCTTCAAATAGCATGATAATGAGGGAAGCAGCAAAGGCCACAAGGCTCCATATCATAGACTTTGGTATCCTTTATGGTTTCCAATGGCCCACCCTTATTCAGAGGCTCTCATGGAGAGATGGTGGTCCTCCAAAGCTTCGGATTACTGGAATAGAATTTCCCCAACCGGGGTTTCGGCCAGCAGAGCGAGTTGAGGAAACAGGACGTCGCTTAGCAAATTATGCTGAGAGTTTCGGTGTGCCATTTGAGTACAACCCCATAGCAAAAAAATGGGAAACCATTCAACTTGAGGAACTTAAAATTGACAAGGACGAGTTCCTTGTTGTTAACTGTTTGTATCGAGGTAAGAGCTTGCATGATGAATCTGTGTCAGTTAAGAGTTCAAGAGATATCGTCCTCAATTTGATAAGGAAGATCAATCCTGACATTTTCATCCATGGGATTGTTAACGGCGCCTTCAATGCCCCCTTCTTTGTTACCCGGTTCCGTGAGGCATTGTTTCACTATTCTGCACTGTTTGATATGCTCGAAACTCTTGTACCTCGTGAAGATCGGGAGAGGATGCTGATTGAGAAAGAGATGTTTGGCAGGGAGGCTTTGAATGTTATAGCTTGTGAAGGCTGGGAGAGAATGGAGAGGCCGGAGACATACAAACAGTGGCAAGTCCGAAACCTAAGAGCTGGGTTTGCCCAGCTGCCTATGGACCGGGACATTGTGAAGAAAGCAATGAGTAAGGTGAGGTCGAGCTACCACAAGGATTTTGTAATTGATGAAGATGGCCGGTGGCTGTTGCAAGGATGGAAGGGGCGGATCATCTATGCCCTTTCTTGTTGGAAACCTGCTTAG